One Methylocaldum marinum DNA window includes the following coding sequences:
- a CDS encoding DUF4404 family protein, whose protein sequence is MTEKEVSEALFNLRKEIEQLSSADSETRVRLETLLADLERQLEASEDEHQLHLIEDLKEAISQFEVEHPRITGILNELMVALSNLGI, encoded by the coding sequence ATGACTGAAAAAGAAGTAAGTGAAGCGCTTTTCAATCTGCGCAAAGAAATCGAACAATTGAGTTCGGCGGATTCTGAAACCAGGGTGCGGCTCGAGACCTTGCTGGCCGATCTCGAGCGGCAGCTCGAGGCATCGGAAGACGAACATCAGCTGCATCTGATCGAAGACCTGAAAGAAGCGATTTCGCAGTTCGAGGTCGAACATCCGCGTATCACCGGTATTCTCAACGAGTTGATGGTTGCTTTGAGTAACCTGGGGATTTGA
- the speE gene encoding polyamine aminopropyltransferase, whose protein sequence is MLSDENWFTEVYPQHGSALSLKVTEKLHEEQTPFQRIEIYETEWLGTLMVIDGCTMVSDRDNFLYHEMMTHPALYTHPNPETVWIIGGGDCGSLREVLKHPEVKRAVQIEIDERVTRLAEQYFPELCESNSDPRAELLFIDGIQWVKDAAAESVDLIIVDSTDPVGPAEGLFNEAFYRECFRCLRKDGILIQQSESPLFHMPLIEAMHKTMRQAGFPQTRTLFFPQFIYPSGWWSGTLAGKSDLTHFREADARSKPFAAHYYNAEIHQAAFVAPEFFRAVLP, encoded by the coding sequence ATGCTGAGCGACGAAAACTGGTTTACCGAGGTTTATCCGCAACACGGGAGCGCGCTCTCCTTGAAGGTGACTGAAAAGCTCCACGAGGAGCAGACGCCGTTTCAGCGCATCGAGATCTACGAAACCGAGTGGCTGGGCACGCTCATGGTCATCGACGGCTGCACGATGGTGTCCGATCGGGATAATTTTCTTTATCACGAAATGATGACCCATCCGGCGCTATACACCCATCCGAATCCGGAAACCGTCTGGATCATCGGCGGCGGCGACTGCGGGAGCCTCAGGGAAGTTCTCAAACACCCGGAGGTCAAGCGGGCGGTTCAGATCGAGATCGACGAACGGGTGACCCGGCTCGCCGAGCAATATTTTCCGGAGCTGTGCGAATCGAATAGCGATCCGCGCGCCGAGCTGCTCTTCATCGACGGCATTCAGTGGGTGAAGGACGCGGCGGCCGAAAGCGTCGATCTCATTATCGTGGACAGCACCGATCCGGTCGGGCCGGCAGAGGGTTTATTCAACGAGGCATTCTATCGGGAGTGTTTCCGCTGCCTGCGCAAGGACGGGATTCTGATCCAGCAGAGCGAATCGCCGCTGTTCCACATGCCGCTGATCGAGGCCATGCACAAGACCATGCGGCAGGCGGGATTCCCGCAAACGCGTACTTTGTTCTTCCCGCAGTTCATTTATCCATCCGGCTGGTGGAGCGGGACCCTGGCGGGAAAATCGGATCTGACCCATTTCCGCGAGGCCGATGCCCGCAGCAAACCGTTCGCAGCCCACTACTATAATGCCGAAATCCATCAGGCGGCTTTCGTCGCGCCCGAGTTTTTCAGGGCGGTTTTGCCTTGA
- the speA gene encoding biosynthetic arginine decarboxylase produces MSWSLEQAVETYAIEHWGEGYFGINDEGHVVVRPTKDLAQGTVDLFEIAQAVRQEGLSLPVLVRFTDILRDRVSLLHKAFEKARHEHDYRGSYTPVYPIKVNQQRSVVEGILKNGHTSVGLEAGSKSELLAILALSDAGTVICNGYKDRSYIRLALIGLSLGLNVFIVIEKLSELELVLSESHDLGIEPQLGVRIRLSSIGAGKWQNSGGEKSKFGLHANELLRLVSKLREAGGLEWLKLMHFHMGSQVANINDVKTALREASRYYVELSELGAHLAWADVGGGLGVDYEGTHSVSDCSINYSIDEYAHSIVRAFSEACAEYGLPHPNLITESGRAMSAHHAVLITNIIDIESVAEDGSPPAEIKAKPLQDLADLLRALPRESPLGVYHDAQFDLAEARAMYVQGKLSLAELADAERLNAAICHAVHRRLDVRLRAHRELIDELNERLADKVFCNFSLFQSMPDAWAIAQVFPVMPLQRLHEEPTRRAVIQDLTCDSDGRINTYIDRQSLETTLPLHAHKPGEPYLIGIFLVGAYQEILGDMHNLFGDTHSVNVELDGAGGYRFIHPMRGDGAHDLLRYVHIDPEELERAYRKKLVEARIPPEQRKRFESELIAGLRSYTYLEE; encoded by the coding sequence ATGAGTTGGAGTCTAGAGCAGGCGGTCGAAACCTACGCCATCGAGCACTGGGGAGAAGGCTACTTCGGCATCAATGACGAAGGTCACGTGGTCGTCCGTCCGACCAAAGACTTGGCGCAAGGCACCGTGGATCTCTTCGAAATCGCCCAGGCGGTGCGCCAGGAAGGCTTGTCGCTGCCGGTCCTGGTGCGCTTCACCGACATCCTCCGCGACCGCGTGAGCCTGCTGCACAAGGCTTTCGAAAAGGCCCGCCACGAGCACGATTATCGAGGCAGCTATACGCCGGTCTACCCGATCAAGGTCAACCAGCAGCGGAGCGTGGTCGAGGGCATTCTGAAAAACGGCCACACGTCAGTCGGCCTGGAAGCCGGCAGCAAATCGGAACTTCTGGCCATACTGGCCTTGTCCGATGCCGGCACGGTGATCTGCAACGGCTACAAGGACCGCTCCTACATCCGCCTGGCCCTGATCGGCCTCAGCCTCGGGCTGAACGTCTTTATCGTCATCGAAAAGCTGTCCGAGCTGGAGCTGGTGCTTTCCGAATCGCACGATCTGGGAATCGAACCGCAATTGGGCGTCCGTATCCGACTGTCCAGCATCGGCGCCGGCAAATGGCAGAACAGCGGCGGCGAGAAGTCGAAGTTCGGCCTGCACGCGAACGAGCTGCTCCGGCTCGTTTCCAAGTTGCGCGAAGCCGGCGGACTCGAATGGCTCAAGTTGATGCATTTCCACATGGGCTCGCAGGTCGCGAACATCAACGACGTCAAGACGGCGCTGCGGGAGGCCAGCCGCTACTACGTGGAGTTGAGCGAACTCGGCGCCCATCTCGCCTGGGCCGACGTCGGCGGCGGACTCGGCGTCGATTACGAGGGCACCCATTCGGTCAGCGACTGTTCCATCAATTACAGCATCGACGAATACGCCCACAGCATCGTGCGCGCCTTTTCGGAGGCCTGCGCCGAATACGGTTTGCCGCATCCTAACCTGATCACCGAATCCGGACGCGCCATGAGCGCGCATCATGCGGTGCTGATCACGAATATCATCGATATCGAATCGGTGGCCGAAGACGGAAGCCCTCCGGCCGAAATCAAGGCAAAACCCTTGCAGGACCTGGCCGACCTGCTCCGCGCCCTGCCCCGGGAGTCGCCGCTGGGCGTGTATCACGACGCGCAATTCGATCTCGCCGAAGCCCGAGCGATGTACGTGCAGGGCAAATTGAGCCTGGCCGAACTCGCCGATGCGGAACGGCTGAACGCGGCCATTTGCCATGCCGTTCACCGGCGCCTCGACGTTCGGCTTCGCGCCCATCGCGAGCTGATCGACGAACTCAACGAGCGGCTCGCCGACAAGGTGTTCTGCAATTTTTCGCTGTTCCAATCCATGCCCGACGCCTGGGCGATCGCGCAGGTGTTTCCGGTCATGCCGCTGCAGCGCTTGCACGAGGAGCCCACCCGCCGCGCGGTCATCCAGGACCTGACCTGCGATTCCGACGGCCGGATCAATACCTACATCGACCGGCAGAGCCTCGAGACCACCCTGCCGCTGCATGCCCACAAGCCGGGCGAGCCGTATCTCATCGGCATCTTTCTGGTGGGCGCCTATCAGGAAATCCTGGGCGACATGCACAACTTGTTCGGCGATACGCATTCGGTCAACGTCGAACTGGACGGCGCCGGCGGCTACCGTTTCATCCACCCCATGCGGGGCGACGGCGCCCACGACCTCTTGCGCTACGTCCATATCGACCCGGAAGAATTGGAACGCGCTTATCGCAAGAAGCTGGTCGAGGCGCGGATTCCCCCTGAACAGCGCAAGCGCTTCGAGAGCGAACTGATCGCCGGCTTGCGAAGCTACACCTATCTCGAGGAGTAA
- a CDS encoding NAD(P)-dependent oxidoreductase — protein MKAGFIGLGAMGTHMARNVAKGHYLTSVWNRTEAGAITLSQELGVQCAVSPALVASHADVILICVSADADVLEVIHAMLPALRPQSIVVDMSTVSSDTAREAARLVESKGADFLDAPVTGGVEGAKNGTLAIMVGGRLEPLERAMPVLETMGSRIVHMGDVGAGQAAKAVNQIMAAGINEAVTEALAFGSALGLDMRKVIDVVSGGAAGNWFLEKRGPTMTQGLFKPGFKLALHQKDLKICKGMADKLGIELSVTEMAMTDYAKLIAEGHGDEDISALYRLKRPSP, from the coding sequence ATTAAGGCGGGTTTCATCGGTCTCGGCGCCATGGGCACTCACATGGCGCGGAATGTGGCGAAAGGGCATTACCTGACGTCCGTCTGGAACCGAACCGAAGCCGGCGCGATAACGCTTTCGCAAGAATTGGGCGTACAGTGCGCCGTCTCGCCCGCCCTCGTCGCCAGCCACGCCGACGTCATCCTGATTTGCGTCTCGGCCGACGCCGACGTGCTGGAGGTGATACACGCCATGTTACCGGCGCTGCGCCCGCAATCGATCGTGGTCGACATGTCCACGGTGAGCAGCGATACCGCGCGTGAAGCCGCCAGGCTGGTTGAAAGCAAGGGCGCGGATTTTCTCGACGCTCCGGTAACCGGCGGCGTCGAAGGCGCGAAGAACGGGACCCTGGCGATCATGGTGGGCGGCAGGCTCGAGCCCTTGGAACGAGCCATGCCGGTGCTGGAAACCATGGGCAGCCGCATCGTTCACATGGGCGACGTGGGTGCCGGCCAGGCGGCCAAGGCGGTGAACCAGATCATGGCGGCCGGCATCAACGAGGCCGTGACCGAAGCCTTGGCATTCGGATCGGCGCTGGGGTTGGACATGCGCAAGGTTATCGACGTGGTTTCCGGCGGCGCGGCAGGCAACTGGTTCCTGGAAAAGCGCGGACCGACCATGACCCAAGGCCTCTTCAAACCCGGTTTCAAGCTCGCCCTGCACCAAAAGGATCTGAAAATCTGCAAGGGCATGGCGGATAAGCTGGGAATCGAACTCTCGGTTACCGAAATGGCCATGACCGATTACGCCAAGCTCATCGCGGAAGGGCATGGCGACGAGGATATCTCGGCGCTGTACCGCCTCAAGCGGCCATCGCCGTGA
- a CDS encoding PepSY-associated TM helix domain-containing protein, with amino-acid sequence MSFARTVWVRIHLYLALSVGILFVLIGLSGSLSVYREELDELLNPGLTIDDPKGEYLPLDRIMAAVREAHPNRTRAWVLEMPGSPRGMITAWYENPFETAGEFYAPLMVSVNPYTAEVVASRFWGRTAATWIYDLHTQLHFGLFGWNSVGILGLLLIVSTITGLYLWWPGFSPLRQNFLIRHDAGLARFSFDLHRTLGLFSAVILLLLAFTGFHLAYPKLLETILDASDMGHGDGGPEILSTGAPNDRPVSLAEAVLLARGPFPSAELRRITTPDGENGTYRINLRRPGEPNIKHPSTLVWVDRWSGQIREVRNPNQFTEGQAFITRIWPWHTGEAFGAMGRFAWFCVGLMPLVLYVTGLLHWLHRRGSIQDREVNLAALRPKFERARSISLHRLLDLTRFTRRFASWAIEWIVRLARRGKQRYLD; translated from the coding sequence GTGAGCTTCGCGCGAACCGTCTGGGTCAGGATCCATCTTTATCTCGCCCTGAGCGTCGGCATTCTATTCGTCCTGATCGGTCTCAGCGGGAGCCTCAGCGTCTACCGCGAGGAACTCGACGAACTGCTTAATCCCGGCCTGACGATCGACGACCCGAAAGGCGAATACCTGCCCCTGGACCGGATCATGGCGGCGGTGCGGGAGGCGCATCCGAACCGAACCAGGGCCTGGGTGCTGGAAATGCCCGGTTCCCCCCGCGGCATGATCACCGCCTGGTACGAAAACCCCTTCGAAACCGCGGGCGAGTTTTACGCTCCGCTCATGGTATCGGTGAATCCGTACACGGCCGAAGTCGTAGCCAGCCGATTCTGGGGCCGAACGGCCGCGACCTGGATCTATGACCTCCATACTCAACTGCATTTCGGATTGTTCGGCTGGAACAGCGTCGGCATCCTGGGGCTGTTGCTGATCGTCTCGACGATTACCGGTCTTTATCTGTGGTGGCCCGGATTCAGTCCGCTTCGCCAAAATTTTCTGATCCGGCACGATGCCGGCCTGGCGCGCTTTTCTTTCGACCTGCACCGAACGCTCGGTCTGTTCAGCGCCGTCATCCTGCTTTTGCTGGCGTTCACCGGATTCCATCTGGCTTACCCGAAACTGCTGGAAACGATACTCGATGCTTCGGACATGGGACACGGCGACGGCGGTCCGGAAATCCTCAGCACGGGAGCGCCCAACGACCGTCCCGTCAGCCTGGCCGAAGCGGTCCTGCTCGCCCGGGGACCGTTTCCGAGCGCCGAGCTGAGACGCATCACCACGCCGGACGGCGAGAACGGCACTTATCGCATCAACTTGCGCCGCCCCGGAGAGCCGAATATCAAACACCCGTCGACCCTGGTCTGGGTCGACCGCTGGAGCGGACAGATTCGCGAAGTACGCAATCCCAATCAGTTCACCGAAGGTCAAGCTTTTATCACCCGGATCTGGCCGTGGCACACCGGCGAAGCTTTCGGCGCGATGGGCCGCTTCGCCTGGTTCTGTGTTGGCCTGATGCCACTCGTGCTTTACGTGACCGGTCTATTGCACTGGCTGCATCGACGCGGTTCGATCCAGGACCGGGAGGTGAATCTCGCGGCGCTTCGCCCAAAGTTCGAACGTGCGCGGAGCATTTCTTTGCACCGCTTGCTAGACCTCACCCGTTTTACCCGCCGTTTCGCAAGCTGGGCTATCGAGTGGATAGTCCGCCTCGCCCGACGGGGTAAGCAGCGTTATCTCGATTGA
- a CDS encoding IS110 family RNA-guided transposase translates to MTFTPIGIDIAKAKFDAAALRNGKYKTKVFQNTPEGFKAFLAWLQAFPAPHVCLEATGRYGEGLALFLVDHGLAVSVVNPAQIHAFGQAELSRTKTDKTDAKLIARFCHSQRPLLWQPPPLAVRQLQALVRRLESLLEMRQMERNRLDGADPTVRPSIEAVLATLDAEIAATQKRIREHIDPDPDLRQRRDLLDTIPGLGNATIPVLLAALGDVHRFENARSVAAFAGLSPKEHQSGKWKGHTRLSKTGDALLRKALYMPAIVARRHNPLIRAFCERLKAQGKNGKLIVGAAMRKLLVLAYGVLKSGQPFNPNFALAS, encoded by the coding sequence ATGACGTTCACCCCCATCGGTATCGACATCGCCAAAGCCAAGTTCGACGCCGCCGCACTACGCAACGGCAAGTACAAAACCAAGGTCTTCCAGAATACGCCCGAAGGGTTTAAGGCGTTCCTGGCCTGGCTGCAGGCCTTCCCAGCGCCCCACGTGTGTCTGGAGGCCACCGGCCGCTATGGTGAGGGCTTGGCCCTGTTCCTGGTCGACCACGGCCTCGCCGTCAGCGTGGTCAACCCCGCCCAAATCCACGCCTTCGGCCAAGCCGAACTGAGCCGCACCAAGACCGACAAGACCGATGCCAAGCTCATCGCCCGCTTCTGTCATAGCCAAAGACCTCTGCTCTGGCAGCCGCCTCCGCTGGCCGTGCGCCAATTACAAGCGCTGGTCCGTCGGCTCGAGAGCCTCCTCGAGATGCGGCAGATGGAACGCAACCGCCTGGACGGGGCCGATCCCACCGTACGCCCCTCCATCGAAGCCGTGCTCGCCACCCTCGATGCCGAGATCGCCGCGACCCAAAAGCGCATCCGGGAGCACATCGACCCTGATCCGGACCTCCGCCAACGGCGTGACCTGCTCGACACCATTCCCGGCTTGGGCAATGCCACGATCCCGGTGCTGCTGGCCGCCCTGGGCGACGTTCACCGCTTCGAAAACGCGCGCAGCGTCGCCGCCTTTGCCGGCCTCTCGCCCAAAGAGCACCAGTCCGGAAAATGGAAAGGCCACACCCGTCTATCCAAAACCGGCGATGCCTTGCTCCGCAAAGCCCTTTACATGCCGGCCATCGTCGCCCGGCGCCATAACCCACTGATCCGCGCCTTCTGCGAGCGCCTTAAAGCCCAAGGCAAGAACGGCAAACTCATCGTGGGCGCCGCCATGCGCAAGCTCCTCGTCCTCGCCTACGGCGTCCTTAAATCCGGTCAACCGTTCAATCCCAATTTTGCGCTTGCATCGTGA
- a CDS encoding sialidase family protein: MNVFCRLIGLPALALASQFVWAGQESAASSSQPAYCKDSAAAPTPKCARTPSAVFDADGRLWLSWVQQGRIYVQFSKDGGKTLSKPVAVNREPENVLAHGESRPKIAVGPRGEIYLTWTKGLEKRFSSYIRFARSVDGGRTFSEPVTVNDNLDIIGHSFDSLAVSRDGKIFIAWLDARDVQAAKAKNQPYNGSSLYYTWSDDGGKSFKPNVKAADYTCQCCRLQAAIDIDGLPLVVWRNVYPENIRDHALLKFADWDKPGRQVRVTHENWHIEGCPHHGPGLSIAKDGRYHLTWYSAAPDATGLFYAYSDDIGAHFTRPVKIGNPAAMPAHPHVLSVGQRVDLVWLEFDGKNNQLKTMRSTDGGANWTEPRILAETESGADNPFLHANGDRVYVSWSTETDGLKVIALDGAGR, translated from the coding sequence ATGAATGTTTTTTGCAGATTGATCGGCTTGCCGGCCCTGGCGCTGGCCAGCCAATTCGTCTGGGCCGGGCAGGAGAGCGCCGCGTCCTCTTCGCAACCCGCTTATTGCAAGGATTCGGCGGCCGCGCCCACGCCCAAATGCGCGCGGACGCCCAGCGCGGTCTTCGATGCCGACGGTCGGTTATGGCTTTCATGGGTCCAGCAGGGGCGAATTTACGTCCAGTTCTCGAAGGATGGCGGCAAGACCCTGAGCAAGCCGGTCGCGGTGAATCGCGAACCGGAAAACGTACTGGCCCATGGCGAGAGCAGGCCCAAGATCGCGGTCGGCCCACGAGGGGAAATTTATCTTACGTGGACGAAGGGACTGGAAAAGCGCTTCAGCAGTTATATCCGCTTCGCCCGTTCGGTGGATGGCGGAAGAACCTTCTCCGAGCCGGTCACGGTCAACGACAATCTGGACATCATCGGCCATTCGTTCGACAGCCTGGCGGTCAGCCGCGACGGCAAGATCTTCATCGCCTGGCTGGATGCTCGGGATGTCCAGGCCGCGAAGGCCAAGAACCAGCCTTACAACGGGTCTTCTCTGTATTACACGTGGTCCGACGACGGCGGCAAGAGCTTCAAGCCGAACGTCAAGGCGGCGGATTACACCTGTCAGTGCTGCCGGCTGCAGGCCGCCATCGACATCGACGGCTTGCCGCTGGTCGTTTGGCGAAACGTCTATCCCGAGAACATCCGCGACCATGCGCTGCTCAAGTTCGCCGATTGGGATAAACCCGGCCGGCAGGTTCGAGTGACGCACGAAAACTGGCACATCGAAGGTTGTCCCCACCACGGACCGGGTCTGTCGATCGCCAAGGACGGGCGTTATCACTTGACCTGGTACAGTGCCGCGCCCGACGCAACGGGCCTTTTTTATGCCTATTCCGACGATATCGGCGCTCACTTTACGCGGCCCGTCAAAATCGGGAATCCGGCGGCCATGCCGGCTCACCCGCACGTCTTGAGCGTAGGGCAGCGGGTGGATTTGGTCTGGCTGGAATTCGACGGCAAGAACAATCAGCTCAAGACCATGCGCTCGACCGACGGCGGAGCGAATTGGACCGAGCCGCGCATTCTGGCCGAGACCGAGAGCGGGGCCGACAATCCCTTCCTGCATGCCAACGGCGACCGGGTTTACGTGTCCTGGTCTACGGAGACGGATGGGCTCAAGGTGATTGCGCTCGATGGTGCCGGCCGCTAG
- a CDS encoding TonB-dependent receptor family protein has product MSPVRAGVAIFSVNLLLAAPAAAEHAEEHRLQTIEVTAPEEIEESLTTPSAETARYRLSQVPGATTFIHSDEYRTRPTPGGVADVLSYSPGVFAQSRYGNSETRILVRGQGTSLTYGSVGLRYLRDGLPLTGTDGFTNPELLEPMNALYTEVYRGSNALQYGSAFLGGAVNFVSRNGRNTPGIHASFVTGSYDYYRPQLMVGGVLNEDLDYFVSYTGTYNNSFRDHSEEDISRGYANFGYRWSEDQETRVHLFASKNRLQLPGSLTFDQYYDDPYQAQDGVSPGAFFNKFNTLDVQRNLDTLRGDVRHTIKFTPDDVLTVGAWYENRRLWHPLSPFNSTRAPCRGTPDSEGIVTINDPACGGLLIGYGNLVGSFNRNRQQDAGLSWRFTHDGSLFGSRNNFVVGGFFGWGKSYGTVDNTLPGAEIGTKLNNAKSEAFNIEIFAEDRFALTSTLDLVVGGQFIHAKRRSLTDFFVPTSSVNNALETDASRWYTAFSPKVGLIWQATEKQQFYANFSRSYEPPTNSQLAFRDPRLNQLGNESALDAQEGTTIEVGTRGEAGIFNWDLAVYHSWINNEILNALLPGSAVQSGTSNADKTTHTGVEVGTGALIPLGLMGDDLLRMRLTYTYQRFLYDNDALHGDNYIPGVPHHFGGAEAIYEHPSGFYIGPNIRMTSNYYVDYANTLRAPAYTLFGARAGYKNTFNKLGYHVFVEGRNLTDEKWVASTSVAATATREGTAILNPGFDRTIFGGISIDY; this is encoded by the coding sequence ATGTCGCCCGTTCGTGCCGGAGTGGCGATTTTCAGCGTGAACTTGTTGTTGGCAGCGCCGGCAGCGGCCGAACATGCGGAAGAACATCGCTTGCAGACGATCGAAGTGACGGCGCCCGAAGAAATTGAAGAATCGCTGACGACCCCCAGCGCGGAGACGGCCAGGTACAGGCTTTCCCAGGTGCCGGGCGCAACCACCTTCATTCATTCCGATGAATATCGCACCCGGCCGACCCCGGGCGGCGTGGCCGATGTTCTGAGCTATTCGCCGGGGGTTTTCGCGCAAAGCCGCTACGGCAATTCCGAAACCCGCATCCTGGTGCGCGGGCAGGGAACATCCCTGACCTACGGCTCGGTTGGCCTGCGTTATCTGCGTGACGGCTTGCCGCTCACGGGAACCGACGGCTTCACGAACCCCGAGCTGCTGGAACCGATGAACGCGCTATACACGGAGGTTTACCGCGGTTCCAACGCCCTGCAATACGGGTCGGCCTTCCTGGGCGGAGCGGTGAACTTCGTCTCGCGCAACGGCCGCAATACGCCCGGTATCCATGCGAGCTTCGTCACCGGGTCGTATGATTATTACCGGCCTCAATTGATGGTCGGCGGCGTGCTGAACGAGGATCTCGATTATTTCGTTTCCTATACCGGCACTTATAACAATAGTTTCCGGGACCATAGCGAGGAGGATATTTCCAGAGGCTACGCCAATTTCGGTTACCGCTGGAGCGAGGACCAGGAGACTCGCGTACATCTGTTCGCCAGCAAGAACCGACTCCAGTTGCCGGGATCTCTTACGTTCGATCAGTATTACGACGATCCTTATCAGGCTCAGGATGGTGTGTCACCCGGAGCGTTCTTCAATAAGTTCAATACGCTCGATGTTCAACGCAATCTCGATACCTTGCGCGGCGATGTCCGGCACACCATCAAATTCACGCCCGATGATGTGCTGACGGTGGGGGCATGGTACGAAAATCGCCGCTTGTGGCATCCCTTGTCGCCTTTTAATTCGACGAGAGCACCGTGCCGGGGAACGCCCGACTCAGAGGGTATCGTGACGATCAATGACCCGGCCTGCGGCGGCCTTTTGATCGGTTACGGCAATCTGGTGGGGTCGTTCAACCGCAACCGGCAGCAGGATGCCGGCCTCAGTTGGCGTTTCACCCACGACGGATCGCTGTTTGGTTCGCGCAACAACTTCGTGGTGGGCGGATTTTTCGGCTGGGGCAAATCCTACGGCACGGTGGACAATACCCTGCCCGGTGCGGAGATCGGCACCAAACTGAATAATGCGAAAAGCGAGGCGTTCAATATCGAAATTTTCGCGGAGGACCGTTTCGCGCTGACCTCCACCCTGGACCTGGTGGTGGGGGGGCAGTTCATTCATGCCAAGCGGCGCAGCCTGACCGATTTCTTCGTGCCGACGTCGAGCGTCAACAACGCCCTCGAGACCGACGCGTCGCGCTGGTACACCGCGTTCAGTCCCAAGGTGGGCCTGATCTGGCAGGCGACCGAAAAGCAGCAATTCTACGCCAATTTCAGCCGCAGCTACGAGCCGCCGACCAACTCCCAATTGGCTTTCCGCGATCCTCGCCTGAATCAGTTGGGCAACGAATCCGCCCTGGACGCACAAGAAGGGACGACCATCGAAGTGGGAACCCGCGGTGAAGCCGGCATCTTCAACTGGGACTTGGCGGTCTACCATTCCTGGATCAATAACGAGATTCTCAACGCGCTATTGCCCGGTTCGGCCGTGCAGTCCGGCACCAGCAATGCCGACAAGACCACCCACACGGGTGTGGAAGTCGGTACCGGCGCCCTGATTCCATTGGGCTTGATGGGTGACGACCTCTTGCGGATGCGCTTGACTTATACCTACCAGCGCTTTCTATATGACAATGATGCCCTCCACGGGGACAACTACATTCCGGGCGTGCCGCATCATTTCGGGGGCGCGGAAGCGATTTACGAACACCCGTCCGGATTCTACATCGGTCCGAACATCCGCATGACCAGCAATTATTACGTGGACTACGCCAACACCCTCAGGGCGCCTGCTTATACCTTGTTCGGCGCCCGCGCCGGCTATAAGAACACGTTCAATAAACTTGGCTACCACGTGTTTGTCGAAGGACGTAACCTCACGGACGAAAAGTGGGTCGCCAGCACGAGCGTGGCTGCTACGGCAACTCGGGAAGGGACGGCTATCCTGAATCCAGGCTTCGACCGTACGATCTTCGGGGGCATCTCGATAGATTATTGA
- a CDS encoding energy transducer TonB, with protein sequence MTSTSADTKKGWRTWLETATSIAAAAALHAAVWAAWLAAPTHREPEVTPPQILEVSLVAAQPEASPAPPQPQVQPPKPEPKPEEPAPKKPEKPKPKPKPKPKPKPKPAAKPDPTPAPEPEPPQAAAPSTATAPVQAKPAAPAAAPFVEASYKAPGLNNPPTRYPRVALERRWEGKVTLRVQVMPNGSAGEIKVEASSGHKILDHATVDQVKNWRFIPARRGDRAVVSWVIVPIEYKLKR encoded by the coding sequence ATGACTTCGACGTCCGCCGACACCAAAAAAGGATGGCGCACGTGGCTGGAGACCGCTACTTCGATTGCTGCGGCAGCGGCATTGCATGCCGCGGTCTGGGCAGCCTGGCTTGCCGCTCCCACGCACCGCGAACCGGAAGTGACCCCGCCGCAAATACTGGAAGTTTCGCTGGTCGCGGCACAGCCGGAAGCGAGTCCCGCACCGCCCCAGCCGCAGGTGCAGCCGCCGAAACCGGAACCCAAGCCAGAAGAGCCGGCACCGAAAAAGCCGGAGAAACCTAAACCCAAACCGAAGCCGAAGCCTAAACCCAAGCCGAAGCCGGCAGCGAAGCCTGATCCTACGCCGGCGCCCGAGCCGGAGCCGCCTCAAGCGGCAGCACCCAGCACGGCAACGGCACCGGTCCAGGCGAAGCCGGCGGCGCCCGCTGCCGCGCCGTTCGTGGAAGCCTCTTACAAGGCTCCCGGGCTAAACAATCCTCCGACGCGCTATCCGCGGGTCGCACTCGAGCGGCGCTGGGAAGGCAAGGTCACGCTGCGGGTTCAAGTCATGCCAAACGGCTCGGCGGGCGAAATTAAAGTCGAAGCCAGCAGCGGCCATAAGATTCTGGACCATGCGACCGTGGATCAAGTCAAGAACTGGCGCTTCATCCCGGCGCGCCGGGGCGACCGGGCCGTGGTCAGCTGGGTAATCGTCCCCATTGAATACAAACTTAAACGATGA